The genomic interval AAACCGGTCTGCCCTTCGAGGAATTCCGCGGACAGCGTCATCTGTTCGTAGTTATTCTTGTCCATAAAAATGAAACCGCTGCCGTCGTTATACAGATATTCCATTTCGCGGCTCTCGACGAACGCGCGATCGACTTTTTCGTCGGTACGGAAACGCTGATTGGTTTTGGTTCCGGCTTCGATGTCTTTCATCTCGACTTGCATGAACGCGCCGCCGCGGCCGCCGACGTGAACGTGATAGCATTTCAGCACGCGCCAGACGCGCTTGTCCCATTCGAGCAGATTGCCGGCGCGGATTTCGGTCGCGAGTGATTTGGCCATGGTCGTTTCCGTGATTGAAAAAGAACGCGATTCTAAAGCGCTGTCTGTTTTAGTGCAAAAATCCTCCGAATTACACTCGGTTATCTACGACGAGAATTGCCGCATGTGCCCGCGGCTGGCCGATTTTCTGGATCGAACCAAAGCCGCGCACCCGGATTACCACGCGCGGCCCGTCGCGCCATTCGGTGATCCGCAGGCGCGGCTTCTGATCGTCGGTCTCGCGCCCGGTCTGCACGGCGCCAACCGTACCGGCCGGCCTTTT from Burkholderiales bacterium carries:
- the efp gene encoding elongation factor P — its product is MAKSLATEIRAGNLLEWDKRVWRVLKCYHVHVGGRGGAFMQVEMKDIEAGTKTNQRFRTDEKVDRAFVESREMEYLYNDGSGFIFMDKNNYEQMTLSAEFLEGQTGFLLPNTDVQVNFHNERAIGLQLPASVVLRIIETDPNLRGSTATSSYKPAKTETGLTVMVPPFVLEGERIKINTDSGEYVERM